The Caloranaerobacter sp. TR13 genomic interval TAATTACTATTATTTCTATTTTTGTCAACGTACGAAATGTAAGCATGTAAATCTTGAAGATTCACTTTTCGGAGTAGAGTTATATCAACATCATCAATATTAATTATACTTAAAGGTGTATTTTTATCAACAATTCTATATCTTATTTTTAAAAATCTAAAAAAAGTTCTTAAATCATAAAAGTATTCTTTAGCAGTATTTTGTGATTTACCTTTAATTGTTTCAATGTAATTTAAAAAATCTTCCAAAATTATTGGCATATCATTCATATTTTCCAACTCCTTATTATACAAAATGTATATTTTGTATAATTAATTCTACAAAATTTATAAAATTCCTTCTAACTAAAACACCTAAATATATAATAATTTAAAACATAAAATCAAACTATTAAAACAAACAAAATTAAAACCCCATTTAAGGGGTCTTAAAAATTCTATACATTTAATTCAACATTCATACCTAAAAAATCTTTATATCTATCTAAAATCGGGTCAATATATTCTTTAATAAATTCTACAACTTGTTCTGGAGCTCTTCCAATAAATTTCTTAGGATCTAAAATATCAAATATTTCTTCTTTAGACAAATTTATTTTTTCACAATTAATAATCCTATCTATTAAGTCATTTTTTCCACCTTGCTCTTTAACTACTTTACTTGCTTCCATAGAAAGCTGCCTAATCACCTCATGTAATTCCTGTCTATCTCCACCTTTTCTTACTGCCATCATTATTATATTTTCTGTCGCCATGAAAGGTAGTTCACTCTCTATATGAGTTTTTATAACTTCTTCATATACTACCAAACCATCAAATACATTAATAGCAATTTCTAATATAGCATCACAAGCCAAAAATGATTGAGGTATAATCAAACGTCTATTAGCTGAATCATCCAAGGTTCTTTCAAACCATTGTGTTGAAGCCGTCATCGCAGCACTGCTAAGATTTGATATTATATATCTAGCTAACGAAGCTATTCTTTCGCTTCTCATTGGATTTCTTTTGTATGCCATTGCCGAAGAACCTATTTGTTTTTTTTCAAACGGCTCTTCTATTTCCTTTAAATGCTGAAGTAACCTTATATCATTTGTTATTTTATGAAGTGTTTGAGCTATGCCACTTAGTACTGCTAATACATCAAAATCAATTTTTCTCGAATATGTTTGTCCTGTCACTGGGTAAGTATCACTAAATCCTAATTTATGTGCAATTAATTTATCTAGCTTTTTAACTTTCTCATGATCACTATCAAACAGTTTTAAGTAACTAGCCTGCGTACCAGTTGTACCCTTAGCTCCCCGCAACTTTATATTATCCATTTTATATTCTAAGTTTTCATAATCTAAATATAAATCATGTAACCATAGAGCAGCTCTTTTGCCAATAGTCGTCAATTGTGCAGGTTGAAAATGTGTAAAGCCTAATGTCGGTACATCTTTATACTTTAAAGCAAATTTTTTTAATTTATCGATTAAATTTACAAGTTTTATTCTAATCAAATTCATAGCTTTATACATAAGTATTAAATCAGTATTATCTCCTACAAAGGCACTAGTAGCTCCTAAATGTATTATTGGCTTAGCTTTAGGACATTGAGCACCATAAGTGTGCACATGTGCCATAACATCGTGCCTGAACTCTTTTTCTTTTTTTCTTGCCAATTCAAAATCAATTATTTCTTTATTTTTCTTCATTTCATCTATTTGCTCTTCACTTATACCTAAACCCAATTCTTTTTGCGCTTCAGCTAAAGCTATCCACAAATCCCTCCAAAGCTTATATTTCATTGTAGGAGAAAAAATCTGTGCCATTTCCTTACTCGCATATCTTGTTATTAGTGGATTTTCATATTTGTCTTTCATTAATCGAACTCCTTTCATATCATTTTTTGGATTATAAAAAAGATACGTGGCAATTCCACATATCTTCTATTTTAACAAGGTTTCAATTCTATCTAAACCTTTCATAATATTTTGCATAGAAGTTGCATATGACAATCTTATATAATCATCTGCACCAAAAGCAATACCAGGCACAACAGCAACCTTTGCCTCACTCAATAATAAATTAGCAAAATCTAATGAATTATTAATTTTTTGACCTTTAATCTGCTTACCTTTAATTTGAGTAATATTAGCCATAACATAAAATGCCCCTAAAGGTTTTTTACAAGTTAATCCATTAATAGTATTTATCCTTTTAACCATATAATTTCTTCTTTCTTCAAATTCTTTCCTCATATATTCAATAGTTTTTTGATCTCCCTCTAGACCTTCCAAACTAGCATATTGAGATATAGTACAAGGATTTGAGGTTGTGTGACTCTGAATCCTCGTTATAACTTTAATAATTACTTCATGTGCAGCTGCAAACCCTATTCTCCATCCAGTCATAGCATACGCTTTTGACATGCCATTAATTATAATAGTTAAATCTTTAATATCTTTATTTAACGAAGCTATACTTATGTGCTTTTCGCCATCATAAATTAGTTTTTCATAAATTTCGTCAGATATTACAAAAATATTATTTTCTATTGCTATTTCTGCTATCTGTTCTAGTTCCTCTTTACTATAAACAGCTCCCGTTGGATTACTAGGAGAGTTTATAATTATAGCTTTTGTCCTATTCGTTATTGATTTTCTTAAGTCATTTATATTATATTTAAAACCATTTTCTTCTTTAGTTTCTACTAATATAGGTTTGCCTCCTGCCAATTTGACCATTTCAGGATAGCTTACCCAATAAGGTACAGGCATTATTACTTCTTCTCCTTGATTAAGGATAGCAGCTAAAACGTTAAAAATTGAATGTTTAGCTCCATTTGACACAACTATATTTTGAGGACTGTATTCTATATTATTATCTTTTTTTAATTTTTTACAAATAGCTTTTCTTAGCTCTAAAATACCAGATGCAGCAGTATAACGAGTATTACCTTCCCTAATTGCTTCAATCGCAGATTCTTGTATGTTTTTAGGTGTATCAAAATCAGGTTCACCAGCACCAAAACTTATAACTTCTATACCTTTTTCTTTCATTTCTTTTGCTTTAGCTGTTATTTCTAACGTTATAGATGTTGATATATTTAAAGCCTTTTCTGATAGTTTAAAGTTCATACCTTTTACCCCTCCATAAATAATTTATGTCAAACAATTAAGTTCTTTCTACATTTCTATTTTATTATCCTTCATTCTTTCAAAATATTAATAAAAATTAATACTATTTCTTATATATGTCTTTTAATATACATTTAATAATCTCCAAAGAATCCATAAATATACTCTCATATAACAGTTTTATTTTTTTATAATGTTCAAATCCCTCGTTTGTAATCCTGTATTTTCTTATAGACCTTTTATCTGGTTCTATCCACCAACCTGTAATATAACCATTTTCCTCTAACTCTCTTAATAAAGGATATACCATACCTGGACTTGGCTCCCATTTAAAGTTTAACCTACACTTTATTTCTTCAATTATTTCATTTCCATAATAACTTTTCTCTCTTAATAAGTGTAGTATATATAACTTTACAAAAGATGTAGTACTTATCTTTGAAGGAAATTGTCTATTTCTTTGACCTTTCATTTTAATCGCCCCTTAAAAATATAATATCAAATAAAAAACCTGCATTAATGCAGGTTTTTCCAAACTTATCTAGGTTGTACAATTAATTTAATTGCTGTTCTCTCTTCCCCATCAATCTCAATGTCAGTAAAAGCTGGTATACACACTAAATCTACACCACTAGGAGCAACAAATCCTCTAGCTATTGCTACTGCCTTAACTGCTTGATTAAGTGCCCCAGCACCTATAGCTTGAATTTCTGCAGAACCTTTTTCACGCAATACGCCTGCTAATGCTCCTGCAACAGAATTTGGATTTGACTTTGCTGACACTTTTAATACATCCATTTATAAAGCCCCCTTTTGTATTTATAATTTATAATTTTATTATTACACTACATTACATTTATTCTACAAATAACAGAAAAATCCTCTTTTTCCAAAGAAAAATTTTAAATTTTTTGATTTATTTGAAATGATATACTATAAAATAAAGAGAAGATAATTCTTCTCTCTATTTTGCATACTCAATAGCTCTTGTTTCTCTAATTACATTAACTTTAATTTGTCCCGGATATTCTAGTTCACTTTCAATTCTTTTAAC includes:
- the purB gene encoding adenylosuccinate lyase, translating into MKDKYENPLITRYASKEMAQIFSPTMKYKLWRDLWIALAEAQKELGLGISEEQIDEMKKNKEIIDFELARKKEKEFRHDVMAHVHTYGAQCPKAKPIIHLGATSAFVGDNTDLILMYKAMNLIRIKLVNLIDKLKKFALKYKDVPTLGFTHFQPAQLTTIGKRAALWLHDLYLDYENLEYKMDNIKLRGAKGTTGTQASYLKLFDSDHEKVKKLDKLIAHKLGFSDTYPVTGQTYSRKIDFDVLAVLSGIAQTLHKITNDIRLLQHLKEIEEPFEKKQIGSSAMAYKRNPMRSERIASLARYIISNLSSAAMTASTQWFERTLDDSANRRLIIPQSFLACDAILEIAINVFDGLVVYEEVIKTHIESELPFMATENIIMMAVRKGGDRQELHEVIRQLSMEASKVVKEQGGKNDLIDRIINCEKINLSKEEIFDILDPKKFIGRAPEQVVEFIKEYIDPILDRYKDFLGMNVELNV
- a CDS encoding pyridoxal phosphate-dependent aminotransferase; the encoded protein is MNFKLSEKALNISTSITLEITAKAKEMKEKGIEVISFGAGEPDFDTPKNIQESAIEAIREGNTRYTAASGILELRKAICKKLKKDNNIEYSPQNIVVSNGAKHSIFNVLAAILNQGEEVIMPVPYWVSYPEMVKLAGGKPILVETKEENGFKYNINDLRKSITNRTKAIIINSPSNPTGAVYSKEELEQIAEIAIENNIFVISDEIYEKLIYDGEKHISIASLNKDIKDLTIIINGMSKAYAMTGWRIGFAAAHEVIIKVITRIQSHTTSNPCTISQYASLEGLEGDQKTIEYMRKEFEERRNYMVKRINTINGLTCKKPLGAFYVMANITQIKGKQIKGQKINNSLDFANLLLSEAKVAVVPGIAFGADDYIRLSYATSMQNIMKGLDRIETLLK
- a CDS encoding PadR family transcriptional regulator; the encoded protein is MKGQRNRQFPSKISTTSFVKLYILHLLREKSYYGNEIIEEIKCRLNFKWEPSPGMVYPLLRELEENGYITGWWIEPDKRSIRKYRITNEGFEHYKKIKLLYESIFMDSLEIIKCILKDIYKK
- a CDS encoding stage V sporulation protein S yields the protein MDVLKVSAKSNPNSVAGALAGVLREKGSAEIQAIGAGALNQAVKAVAIARGFVAPSGVDLVCIPAFTDIEIDGEERTAIKLIVQPR